One window of the Branchiostoma lanceolatum isolate klBraLanc5 chromosome 3, klBraLanc5.hap2, whole genome shotgun sequence genome contains the following:
- the LOC136430813 gene encoding organic cation transporter protein-like — MEYDAILQYLGDFGPFQRRTAFLLVLGSMQTGLHIAVMTFIGAIPNHHCRVAETGLSADNTTWSEALNVSIPMEEVDGTWRLSSCRKYSREVISGNFTTTRCPEDSQHGSMFTVGCASGWDFRNRSTTGCTDGWEYDRSQYHNSVVMQHDLVCERAWLRELAQSMFMAGVATGGLVFGVLSDRCGRHRTLLVCVLLLVTCGTGLAFTSNLAAFIALRFVLGAAQNGLQFTTLVTGMETIGISRRMAFGICAALAPSVGYALLGTLAYVIRDWRILQLAITSPGVLSLIAWWFIPESPRWLLLNNKVEQWRKTIQRIAEYNGVEMSPKMYEYVESCTAGSGSNDEVDGIPGDSTRNYNILDLVRTPNMRKITVAMIIASLNTICVYVGLLFGTSLLAGSHYVNFILGACVEAVSILTAGVTMRRWGRKRSVVAFSLLAGVSCVATAVVPTGLGQVTTALATVGRFGVSSTISILDIYSTELFPTVVRHMGIGTTILVSRVGGIVAPFLSLLGNVWRPLPLLTLGVLSCVTSMVVTVLPETHGVPLPNTLEDGENFGRASPPSPMCKSNFAAIPKKTFADGRAVYEDRAQCEWVELVTTV; from the exons ATGGAGTACGATGCGATTCTACAATATCTTGGAGATTTCGGTCCATTTCAGCGACGAACAGCGTTTTTACTGGTCCTTGGATCCATGCAGACTGGGCTACACATCGCCGTCATGACGTTCATCGGCGCCATCCCCAATCACCACTGCCGGGTGGCAGAGACAGGTCTCTCGGCCGACAACACGACATGGTCCGAGGCGCTGAACGTCAGCATCCCGATGGAAGAGGTGGACGGAACGTGGAGACTCAGCAGCTGTAGGAAATACAGCAGAGAGGTCATTTCTGGGAATTTTACTACCACGAGGTGCCCTGAGGACTCGCAGCATGGCAGCATGTTCACTGTAGGCTGTGCGAGTGGATGGGACTTCAGAAATAGGAGTACCACGGGCTGTACTGACGGGTGGGAGTACGACAGGAGCCAGTATCACAACAGTGTTGTCATGCAG CACGACCTGGTGTGTGAGAGAGCCTGGTTACGAGAGCTGGCGCAGTCCATGTTCATGGCGGGGGTGGCAACAGGAGGTCTTGTCTTCGGAGTCCTATCTGACAG ATGCGGCCGCCATCGGACGTTACTGGTGTGCGTCCTGCTGCTGGTGACGTGTGGCACTGGCCTTGCCTTTACGTCCAACCTGGCAGCCTTCATCGCCCTGCGGTTCGTTCTGGGAGCCGCACAGAACGGACTGCAGTTCACTACACTGGTCACAG GGATGGAGACAATAGGAATATCGCGGCGAATGGCATTCGGGATTTGTGCAGCCCTTGCTCCCTCAGTTGGTTACGCGCTTCTGGGTACTCTAGCTTACGTCATCAGAGACTGGCGGATCCTGCAACTCGCAATAACATCGCCAGGGGTGCTGTCACTCATAGCTTGGTG GTTTATACCAGAATCTCCGCGCTGGCTTCTCCTGAACAACAAGGTAGAACAGTGGAGAAAAACCATTCAGAGAATCGCCGAGTACAACGGAGTCGAGATGTCTCCGAAAATGTACGAGTACGTGGAAAGTTGTACAGCTGGAAGTGGAAGTAATGATGAAGTGGATGGAATTCCTGGCGACTCTACGAGGAACTACAACATACTTGATCTTGTCCGAACGCCGAACATGAGGAAGATCACAGTTGCGATGATTATCGCAAG TTTGAACACGATCTGTGTTTACGTTGGTCTCCTGTTCGGAACGTCCCTGTTGGCCGGTAGCCATTACGTCAACTTCATTCTCGGCGCATGTGTCGAAGCAGTCTCCATTTTGACGGCAGGGGTGACCATGCGAAGATGGGGCCGCAAGCGGTCCGTTGTTGCCTTCAGCCTGCTCGCTGGAGTCTCATGCGTGGCCACGGCAGTCGTTCCGACCG GCCTCGGTCAGGTGACGACAGCACTAGCTACAGTGGGCAGGTTTGGCGTTAGCAGCACAATCTCCATCCTCGACATCTACAGCACAGAACTCTTCCCGACTGTGGTTAG ACACATGGGGATCGGCACCACCATCCTGGTCTCCCGGGTGGGCGGGATCGTGGCTCCGTTCCTCAGTCTCCTTGGTAACGTCTGGCGGCCACTCCCTCTGCTGACGCTGGGCGTGCTGTCCTGCGTCACCAGCATGGTCGTCACCGTGCTGCCCGAAACACACGGCGTGCCGCTTCCCAACACTCTGGAGGACGGGGAAAACTTTGGGAG ggcgtcacccccctcccccatgtgtaAGTCCAACTTTGCCGCCATTCCCAAAAAGACTTTTGCTGACGGCAGGGCCGTGTATGAGGACAGGGCGCAGTGTGAATGGGTGGAGCTGGTAACAACTGTTTGA
- the LOC136430814 gene encoding organic cation transporter protein-like, producing the protein MEYDAILQYLGDFGPFQRRTALLLVLGSIQTGLHIAVMTFIGAIPNHHCRVAETGLSANNTTWPEALNFSIPMEEVDGTWRLSSCRKYSREVISGNFTTTRCPEDSQHGSMTTVGCASGWDFRNSTTGCTDGWEYDRSQYHNSVVMQHDLVCERAWLRELAQSMFMAGCGIGGLVFGVLSDRCGRRRTLLVCVLLLVTCGTGLAFTSNLAAFIALRFILGAAQNGLQFTTLVTGMETIGISWRMAFGICTALAPSVGYALLGTLAYVIRDWWILQLAITSPGVLSLIAWWFIPESPRWLLLNNKVEQWRKTIQRIAEYNGVEMSPKIYEYVESSAAGSGSNDEVDGIPGDSTRNYNILDLVRTPNMRKITVAMIIASLNTVCVYVGLLFGTSLLAGSHYVNFILGACVEAVSILTAGVTMRRWGRKRSAVVFSLLAGVSCVATAVVPNGLGQVTTALATVGRFGVSSTISILDIYSTELFPTVVRHMGIGTTILVSRVGGIVAPFLSLLGNVWRPLPLLTLGVLSCVTSMVVTVLPETHGVPLPNTLEDGENFGRASPPSPMCKSNFAAIPKKTFADGRAVYEDRTQCEWVELVTTV; encoded by the exons ATGGAGTACGATGCGATTCTACAATATCTTGGAGATTTCGGTCCATTTCAGCGACGAACAGCGTTGTTACTGGTCCTTGGATCCATCCAGACTGGGCTGCACATAGCCGTCATGACGTTCATCGGCGCCATCCCCAATCACCACTGCCGGGTGGCAGAGACAGGTCTCTCGGCGAACAACACGACATGGCCCGAGGCACTCAACTTCAGCATCCCGATGGAAGAGGTGGACGGAACGTGGAGACTCAGCAGCTGTAGGAAATACAGCAGAGAGGTCATTTCTGGGAATTTTACTACCACGAGGTGCCCTGAGGACTCGCAGCATGGCAGCATGACCACTGTAGGCTGTGCGAGTGGATGGGACTTCAGAAATAGTACCACGGGCTGTACTGACGGGTGGGAATACGACAGGAGCCAGTATCACAACAGTGTTGTCATGCAG CACGACCTGGTGTGTGAGAGAGCCTGGTTACGGGAGTTGGCGCAGTCCATGTTCATGGCGGGGTGTGGCATCGGCGGTCTTGTCTTCGGAGTCCTATCTGACAG ATGCGGCCGCCGTCGGACGTTACTGGTGTGCGTCCTGCTGCTGGTGACGTGCGGCACTGGCCTCGCCTTCACGTCCAACCTGGCAGCCTTCATCGCCCTGCGGTTCATTCTGGGAGCCGCACAGAACGGACTGCAATTCACTACACTGGTCACAG GGATGGAGACAATAGGAATATCGTGGCGAATGGCATTCGGGATTTGTACAGCCCTTGCTCCCTCAGTTGGTTACGCGCTTCTGGGTACTCTGGCTTACGTCATCAGAGACTGGTGGATCCTGCAACTCGCAATAACATCGCCAGGGGTGCTGTCACTCATAGCTTGgtg GTTTATACCAGAATCTCCGCGGTGGCTTCTCCTGAACAACAAGGTAGAACAGTGGAGAAAAACCATTCAGAGAATCGCCGAGTACAACGGAGTCGAGATGTCTCCGAAAATCTACGAGTACGTGGAAAGTAGTGCAGCTGGAAGTGGAAGTAATGATGAAGTGGATGGAATTCCTGGCGACTCTACGAGGAACTACAACATACTTGATCTTGTCCGAACGCCGAACATGAGGAAGATCACAGTTGCGATGATTATCGCAAG TTTGAACACGGTCTGTGTATACGTTGGTCTCCTGTTCGGAACGTCCCTGTTGGCCGGTAGCCATTACGTCAACTTTATTCTCGGCGCATGTGTCGAAGCAGTCTCCATTTTGACGGCAGGGGTGACCATGCGAAGATGGGGCCGCAAGCGGTCCGCTGTTGTCTTCAGCCTGCTCGCTGGAGTCTCATGCGTGGCCACGGCAGTCGTTCCGAACG GCCTCGGTCAGGTGACGACAGCACTAGCTACAGTGGGCAGGTTTGGCGTTAGCAGCACAATCTCCATCCTCGACATCTACAGCACAGAACTCTTCCCGACTGTGGTCAG ACACATGGGGATCGGCACCACCATCCTGGTCTCCCGGGTGGGCGGGATCGTGGCTCCGTTCCTCAGTCTCCTTGGTAACGTCTGGCGGCCACTCCCTCTGCTGACGCTGGGCGTGCTGTCCTGCGTCACCAGCATGGTCGTCACCGTGCTGCCCGAAACACACGGCGTGCCGCTTCCCAACACTCTGGAGGACGGGGAAAACTTTGGGAG ggcgtcacccccctcccccatgtgtaAGTCCAACTTTGCCGCCATTCCCAAAAAGACTTTTGCTGACGGCAGGGCCGTGTATGAGGACAGGACGCAGTGTGAATGGGTGGAGCTGGTAACAACTGTTTGA